One Streptomyces hundungensis DNA segment encodes these proteins:
- a CDS encoding transglycosylase SLT domain-containing protein: MPPRLGFALSFAARFTARKKSVAAAGATLLAASGVALAAVPAQAAPTSAQAIARQMMPSDQFQCFSKIVNHESGWNPSATNASSGAYGLVQALPGSKMASAGADWQTNPATQIKWGLGYMNERYGSPCGAWSFWQQNNWY; this comes from the coding sequence ATGCCCCCGAGGTTAGGTTTCGCGTTGTCTTTCGCCGCCCGTTTCACCGCTCGCAAGAAGTCCGTCGCCGCCGCCGGTGCCACGCTGCTGGCCGCCTCCGGGGTCGCCCTCGCCGCCGTGCCGGCCCAGGCCGCGCCGACCAGTGCGCAGGCGATTGCGCGGCAGATGATGCCGTCCGATCAGTTCCAGTGCTTCAGCAAGATCGTGAACCATGAGTCCGGCTGGAATCCGTCGGCCACGAACGCGTCCTCCGGGGCGTACGGGCTCGTGCAGGCTCTGCCCGGCTCGAAGATGGCGTCTGCGGGGGCGGACTGGCAGACGAATCCGGCGACCCAGATCAAGTGGGGGCTGGGTTATATGAACGAGCGGTACGGCAGCCCGTGCGGCGCCTGGAGTTTCTGGCAGCAGAACAACTGGTACTGA
- a CDS encoding ECF transporter S component, with protein MADRLPSTRGAVVTHTTEPPEPTGPAKRTRPDHAGRAVPAVRLGPRAVVALSLITLIGIAVFGWPLLADANSGLAHARDAPWLFAALLPLLVGVVIATIADDGMDAKAVAMLGVLAAVGAALRPLGAGTAGLEPMFFLMVLSGRVLGPGFGFVLGSVTMFASALLTGGVGPWMPFQMLAMGWFTMGAGLLPGPHRLRGRAECALLALYGALASFAYGTVMNLQGWTFIGGLSSGISFHPGDPLHDNLIRFFAYCAATSLGWDLGRAALTVVLTLTLGTTLLKALRRATRRAAFEAQVTFED; from the coding sequence GTACGCGAGGCGCTGTCGTGACGCACACCACGGAGCCGCCCGAGCCCACCGGGCCCGCCAAGCGCACACGACCCGACCATGCCGGGCGGGCCGTACCGGCCGTACGGCTCGGCCCCCGCGCGGTGGTGGCCCTGAGCCTCATCACCCTCATCGGCATCGCCGTCTTCGGCTGGCCGCTGCTGGCCGACGCCAACTCCGGCCTGGCGCACGCGAGGGACGCCCCCTGGCTCTTCGCCGCGCTGCTTCCGCTCCTTGTGGGTGTGGTGATCGCCACCATCGCCGACGACGGCATGGACGCCAAGGCCGTCGCGATGCTCGGCGTCCTCGCCGCGGTGGGCGCGGCGCTGCGTCCGCTGGGCGCGGGCACGGCGGGCCTGGAGCCGATGTTCTTCCTGATGGTGCTGAGCGGCCGGGTGCTCGGCCCCGGCTTCGGCTTCGTGCTCGGCTCGGTGACGATGTTCGCCTCCGCGCTGCTGACCGGCGGGGTCGGACCGTGGATGCCGTTCCAGATGCTCGCGATGGGCTGGTTCACGATGGGCGCGGGTCTGCTGCCGGGACCGCACCGGCTGCGCGGCCGGGCCGAGTGCGCACTGCTCGCCCTCTACGGCGCGCTGGCCTCGTTCGCGTACGGGACGGTCATGAACCTCCAGGGCTGGACCTTCATCGGCGGCCTGTCCTCGGGGATCTCCTTCCACCCCGGCGACCCGCTGCACGACAACCTGATCCGGTTCTTCGCGTACTGCGCGGCCACCTCGCTCGGCTGGGACCTGGGGCGGGCGGCGCTCACCGTGGTGCTGACGCTGACCCTCGGGACCACCCTGCTCAAGGCGTTGCGGCGGGCGACGCGTCGCGCGGCCTTCGAGGCCCAGGTCACATTCGAGGACTGA